The Miscanthus floridulus cultivar M001 chromosome 17, ASM1932011v1, whole genome shotgun sequence genome has a window encoding:
- the LOC136516989 gene encoding uncharacterized protein yields MASSRNPDALAAPALTPAPAAVALEAQAQNPSIAPGDPPSPEMETTAEALTREDVLRRRRRRVARLAGVYRRLYWAMAEEVRARHRQYVWDLARSPLEAEQPPAPPGGPIPAAGEPPRPAPVPRRKKCGFTGCKVRAMAATRFCHSHILSDPKQLLYKPCAYITKSGLQGGLVTCGRPIIKSAAPSLCNIHLQRCQKSIAQAYRKVGFNPPLTGKVTPKFSVLVAECVCQIQDKRRKSLKPTAR; encoded by the exons ATGGCCTCATCCCGGAACCCCGATGCACTGGCGGCGCCGGCGCTGACTCCGGCGCCCGCGGCGGTGGCGCTGGAGGCGCAGGCCCAAAACCCTAGCATTGCTCCCGGCGACCCACCGTCGCCGGAGATGGAAACCACGGCGGAGGCGCTCACGCGGGAGGATGTCCTCCGGCGGCGCCGACGCCGCGTGGCCCGGCTAGCCGGTGTGTACCGCCGGCTCTACTGGGCCATGGCTGAGGAGGTGCGCGCGCGGCACCGGCAGTACGTCTGGGACCTCGCCCGGAGCCCACTGGAGGCAGAGCAGCCGCCAGCCCCTCCAGGGGGGCCCATCCCGGCGGCCGGAGAGCCGCCGAGGCCGGCGCCGGTGCCGAGGAGAAAGAAGTGCGGGTTCACAGGGTGCAAGGTGCGGGCCATGGCCGCGACCCGCTTCTGCCACTCCCACATCCTCTCCGATCCCAAACAGCTGCTGTACAAGCCCTGCGCGTACATCACCAAGAG TGGGCTACAGGGTGGGCTTGTCACCTGTGGTAGGCCGATCATAAAGTCTGCAGCTCCCTCCCTCTGTAATATTCACTTGCAAAGATGTCAGAAAAGCATTGCACAAGCTTATAGGAAGGTTGGCTTTAACCCACCCCTTACAGGCAAGGTCACCCCAAAGTTTAGTGTTTTGGTTGCTGAATGTGTTTGTCAGATCCAAGACAAAAGGAGAAAATCACTGAAACCTACAGCACGATAG
- the LOC136516988 gene encoding uncharacterized protein isoform X2, with the protein MAMALSLGGGGRRRWSCRAVRRGNGGAGCRHFHVHYHIPRQVWAFSPSRLPPRFLLLPYLLILSVLFLAVLAFLVCFGWLTLVYLASSLWSRSVDRAGDANEFGGEDEREERPLKLVTEHAGHSGLSEVCVEGKEIREAEDGVSEESQHISRMASTGICITDDEEKIAKEVILLERNLKGSKAFAELDGSTEKHDQLVVMDIPVDCFLDEPNTKEFSTSINDTMKLLDVLSIGQVFDADTKEISVLGSTEILKFIDKHDTAEILVNGAGTDFVIPEVTSSDDSTTYVLGDKYMKEIKQKQSPAELSVDTVPEKLPADFTDEWQETQTLVIEHNNKQPEAASNEEYRKRIVGISDEFHDSVCEMAGLPLDSASENISENATASKTPLHQTNSDKDIEHQEDLIQNKRVESSTSASALCDFADSHWRIIEELDGFANEENVDEEGTSVLETVQDEDEDIDNYASMIAAGSEVPSTVVELMWSS; encoded by the exons ATGGCCATGGCTTTGAGCTTGGGCGGTGGTGGTAGGAGGAGATGGTCGTGCCGAGCAGTGCGCAGGGGGAACGGAGGGGCAGGCTGCCGCCATTTCCACGTCCACTACCACATCCCTCGCCAGGTGTGGGCATTCTCGCCTTCCCGGTTGCCGCCTCGCTTCCTGCTGTTGCCTTATCTGCTGATCCTTTCGGTGCTTTTCTTGGCGGTGCTTGCCTTTCTCGTGTGTTTCGGCTGGCTCACCCTGGTCTATCTTGCGTCGTCGCTGTGGAGCCGTAGCGTGGATCGCGCCGGCGATGCCAATGAATTTGGCGGAGAAGATGAACGGGAGGAGAGACCTTTGAAGCTTGTGACAGAGCATGCCGGTCATTCTGGTCTCTCAGAAGTCTGTGTTGAAGGGAAGGAGATAAGAGAGGCCGAAGATGGAGTCTCTGAGGAATCTCAGCACATATCAAGGATGGCTTCAACAGGTATCTGTATCACCGATGACGAGGAGAAGATTGCCAAAGAAGTGATACTGCTCGAGAGAAATTTGAAGGGGTCAAAAGCATTTGCTGAGTTAGATGGCTCCACAGAGAAGCATGATCAGCTGGTGGTAATGGACATTCCAGTTGATTGTTTTCTCGACGAGCCTAACACCAAAGAGTTCAGCACCTCAATTAATGATACAATGAAATTGCTTGATGTGTTGTCAATTGGTCAAGTATTTGATGCAGATACGAAGGAAATATCAGTTTTGGGTTCAACGGAGATTTTGAAATTTATTGACAAGCATGATACTGCAGAAATACTAGTTAACGGTGCTGGGACTGATTTTGTGATTCCAGAGGTTACGTCTTCAGATGATTCAACCACCTATGTCCTTGGAGACAAATACATGAAGGAGATCAAACAAAAACAGAGCCCAGCAGAATTATCAGTTGACACTGTTCCTGAAAAGCTACCTGCAGACTTCACTGATGAATGGCAAGAAACACAAACTTTAGTTATTGAGCATAACAACAAGCAGCCTGAAGCAGCCTCCAATGAAGAATACAGAAAGCGGATTGTTGGTATTTCAGATGAATTTCATGATTCCGTATGTGAAATGGCTGGGTTGCCACTGGATTCTGCAAGTGAAAATATATCTGAAAATGCAACAGCTTCAAAAACTCCGTTACATCAAACAAACAGTGACAAAGATATTGAACATCAAGAAGACCTTATTCAGAACAAGAGAGTGGAGTCATCAACTTCTGCATCTGCTCTTTGTGATTTTGCTGACAGCCATTGGCGAATAATAGAAGAACTTGATGGCTTTGCAAATGAAGAAAACGTTGACGAAGAGGGGACTTCAGTCCTTGAAACGGTacaagatgaggatgaggacataGATAATTATGCCTCCATG ATTGCCGCTGGTTCGGAGGTCCCCAGCACCGTGGTGGAACTTATGTGGAGTTCTTGA
- the LOC136516988 gene encoding uncharacterized protein isoform X1 yields the protein MAMALSLGGGGRRRWSCRAVRRGNGGAGCRHFHVHYHIPRQVWAFSPSRLPPRFLLLPYLLILSVLFLAVLAFLVCFGWLTLVYLASSLWSRSVDRAGDANEFGGEDEREERPLKLVTEHAGHSGLSEVCVEGKEIREAEDGVSEESQHISRMASTGICITDDEEKIAKEVILLERNLKGSKAFAELDGSTEKHDQLVVMDIPVDCFLDEPNTKEFSTSINDTMKLLDVLSIGQVFDADTKEISVLGSTEILKFIDKHDTAEILVNGAGTDFVIPEVTSSDDSTTYVLGDKYMKEIKQKQSPAELSVDTVPEKLPADFTDEWQETQTLVIEHNNKQPEAASNEEYRKRIVGISDEFHDSVCEMAGLPLDSASENISENATASKTPLHQTNSDKDIEHQEDLIQNKRVESSTSASALCDFADSHWRIIEELDGFANEENVDEEGTSVLETVQDEDEDIDNYASMGAPRRLPLVRRSPAPWWNLCGVLDVFEGGED from the exons ATGGCCATGGCTTTGAGCTTGGGCGGTGGTGGTAGGAGGAGATGGTCGTGCCGAGCAGTGCGCAGGGGGAACGGAGGGGCAGGCTGCCGCCATTTCCACGTCCACTACCACATCCCTCGCCAGGTGTGGGCATTCTCGCCTTCCCGGTTGCCGCCTCGCTTCCTGCTGTTGCCTTATCTGCTGATCCTTTCGGTGCTTTTCTTGGCGGTGCTTGCCTTTCTCGTGTGTTTCGGCTGGCTCACCCTGGTCTATCTTGCGTCGTCGCTGTGGAGCCGTAGCGTGGATCGCGCCGGCGATGCCAATGAATTTGGCGGAGAAGATGAACGGGAGGAGAGACCTTTGAAGCTTGTGACAGAGCATGCCGGTCATTCTGGTCTCTCAGAAGTCTGTGTTGAAGGGAAGGAGATAAGAGAGGCCGAAGATGGAGTCTCTGAGGAATCTCAGCACATATCAAGGATGGCTTCAACAGGTATCTGTATCACCGATGACGAGGAGAAGATTGCCAAAGAAGTGATACTGCTCGAGAGAAATTTGAAGGGGTCAAAAGCATTTGCTGAGTTAGATGGCTCCACAGAGAAGCATGATCAGCTGGTGGTAATGGACATTCCAGTTGATTGTTTTCTCGACGAGCCTAACACCAAAGAGTTCAGCACCTCAATTAATGATACAATGAAATTGCTTGATGTGTTGTCAATTGGTCAAGTATTTGATGCAGATACGAAGGAAATATCAGTTTTGGGTTCAACGGAGATTTTGAAATTTATTGACAAGCATGATACTGCAGAAATACTAGTTAACGGTGCTGGGACTGATTTTGTGATTCCAGAGGTTACGTCTTCAGATGATTCAACCACCTATGTCCTTGGAGACAAATACATGAAGGAGATCAAACAAAAACAGAGCCCAGCAGAATTATCAGTTGACACTGTTCCTGAAAAGCTACCTGCAGACTTCACTGATGAATGGCAAGAAACACAAACTTTAGTTATTGAGCATAACAACAAGCAGCCTGAAGCAGCCTCCAATGAAGAATACAGAAAGCGGATTGTTGGTATTTCAGATGAATTTCATGATTCCGTATGTGAAATGGCTGGGTTGCCACTGGATTCTGCAAGTGAAAATATATCTGAAAATGCAACAGCTTCAAAAACTCCGTTACATCAAACAAACAGTGACAAAGATATTGAACATCAAGAAGACCTTATTCAGAACAAGAGAGTGGAGTCATCAACTTCTGCATCTGCTCTTTGTGATTTTGCTGACAGCCATTGGCGAATAATAGAAGAACTTGATGGCTTTGCAAATGAAGAAAACGTTGACGAAGAGGGGACTTCAGTCCTTGAAACGGTacaagatgaggatgaggacataGATAATTATGCCTCCATG GGGGCACCACGCAGATTGCCGCTGGTTCGGAGGTCCCCAGCACCGTGGTGGAACTTATGTGGAGTTCTTGATGTGTTTGAAGGAGGTGAAGACTAA